A window from Carassius auratus strain Wakin chromosome 48, ASM336829v1, whole genome shotgun sequence encodes these proteins:
- the LOC113065749 gene encoding protein CYR61-like, with the protein MFAWAVFVILIAQLCVVFSSCPATCSCPLQLPKCTPGVSLVSDGCGCCKVCARQLNEDCSKTEPCDHTKGLECNFGAIHGATRGICRAKSEGRPCEYNSRIYQNGESFQPNCKHQCTCIDGAVGCIPLCPQELSLPTLGCANPRLVKVPGQCCEEWVCDDGKTRESANKLSGNDPTVDDSESDLTSKNEFISIIKAGLKSLPAFRSQPESRQFEKCIVQTTPWSQCSKTCGTGISTRITNDNNECKLVKETRICEVRPCSQSQYTSLKKGKKCNRIKKSTQPVKFSYAGCSSLKKYRVRYCGSCVDGRCCSPQQTRTIRVKFRCEDGDTFNKNVMMIESCKCTYNCGNGNDATYPFYRLFNDIHKFRD; encoded by the exons atgtttgcTTGGGCTGTTTTCGTCATCCTTATTGCACAGTTGTGTGTG GTCTTCTCCAGCTGCCCAGCCACATGCTCGTGCCCGCTACAGCTTCCCAAATGCACGCCTGGAGTCAGTCTGGTCTCAGACGGCTGCGGCTGCTGTAAAGTGTGTGCCAGACAGCTGAACGAAGACTGCAGCAAGACCGAGCCGTGCGACCACACCAAGGGGCTGGAGTGCAACTTCGGGGCCATCCATGGGGCCACCAGAGGCATCTGCCGAG CCAAATCTGAGGGCAGACCTTGCGAGTACAACAGCAGGATCTACCAGAACGGAGAGAGCTTCCAGCCCAACTGCAAGCACCAGTGCACTTGCATCGATGGGGCAGTGGGCTGCATCCCGCTTTGCCCGCAAGAGCTCTCCCTGCCCACGTTGGGCTGCGCCAACCCCAGGCTGGTCAAAGTGCCAGGCCAGTGCTGCGAAGAATGGGTCTGCGATGATGGGAAGACTAGGGAATCTGCCAACAAGCTGTCTGGCAACGATCCAACGGTCGACGATTCTGAGAGCGACCTCACCAGCAAGAACGAGTTCATCTCCATCATCAAGGCCGGACTCAAATCCTTGCCTG CATTCCGATCGCAGCCGGAATCCCGCCAGTTTGAGAAGTGCATCGTGCAGACCACTCCCTGGTCCCAATGCTCCAAGACCTGCGGCACTGGAATCTCCACCAGGATAACCAACGACAACAACGAATGCAAGTTGGTTAAAGAGACCAGGATCTGCGAAGTCCGTCCATGCAGCCAATCGCAATACACCAGCCTCAAG aagggaaagaaatgcaaccGGATCAAGAAGTCCACGCAGCCGGTGAAGTTCTCCTACGCCGGATGCTCCAGCCTGAAGAAGTACCGCGTCAGATACTGTGGCTCATGCGTGGATGGCCGCTGCTGCAGTCCACAGCAGACCCGCACCATCCGTGTCAAATTCCGCTGCGAGGATGGCGACACCTTCAACAAGAACGTCATGATGATCGAGTCCTGCAAGTGCACCTACAACTGCGGCAATGGCAATGATGCAACCTACCCTTTCTACAGACTCTTCAACGACATCCACAAGTTCAGAGACTGA